In Capsicum annuum cultivar UCD-10X-F1 chromosome 7, UCD10Xv1.1, whole genome shotgun sequence, one genomic interval encodes:
- the LOC107878530 gene encoding probable glutathione S-transferase isoform X2: MANNEVILLDFWPSMFGMRLRVALAEKEIKYEYKEEELLNTKSPLLLQMNPVHKKIPVLIHNGKSICESNIAVEYIDEVRKDKAPFLPCDPYERAQARFWADYIDKKHLDVIMYYLRKKYKNKNFPSKRYTTIDYFFKVYIDKAYVNYYDDDAGNELATQDASAKTDEVADMETTLINTIKGFSPRAGQP, from the exons ATGGCTAACAATGAGGTGATTCTGTTGGATTTCTGGCCTAGCATGTTTGGCATGAGGCTAAGGGTTGCACTTGctgaaaaagagataaaatatgaGTACAAAGAAGAGGAGTTGCTGAATACCAAAAGTCCTCTACTTTTGCAGATGAACCCTGTCCACAAGAAAATCCCAGTTTTGATTCACAATGGGAAGTCCATATGCGAGTCTAATATTGCAGTTGAGTACATTGATGAAGTGCGGAAGGACAAAGCCCCTTTTCTCCCTTGTGATCCTTATGAAAGAGCACAAGCTAGGTTCTGGGCTGACTACATTGACAAGAAG CATCTGGATGTCATCATGTACTACTTGAGAAAGAAATACAAGAACAAGAATTTTCCAAGCAAGAGATACACTACCATAGATTACTTTTTCAAAGTGTACATCGATAAGGCATATGTGAATTACTATGATGATGACGCTGGCAACGAGCTTGCCACACAAGATGCATCTGCAAAAACTGATGAGGTTGCTGATATGGAGACGACATTGATTAACACCATCAAGGGATTCAGTCCACGTGCAGGTCAGCCTTGA
- the LOC107878530 gene encoding probable glutathione S-transferase parC isoform X3, which produces MANNEVILLDFWPSMFGMRLRVALAEKEIKYEYKEEELLNTKSPLLLQMNPVHKKIPVLIHNGKSICESNIAVEYIDEVRKDKAPFLPCDPYERAQARFWADYIDKKMHELGKKIWATKGEEQEAAKKDFIEVLKVLEGALGDKPYFGGDNFVFVDISLIGFYCWFYTYATYGNFSIEAECPKIVAWGKRCMQRDSVAKSLPNQHKVYEYVPVLKKKCGFE; this is translated from the exons ATGGCTAACAATGAGGTGATTCTGTTGGATTTCTGGCCTAGCATGTTTGGCATGAGGCTAAGGGTTGCACTTGctgaaaaagagataaaatatgaGTACAAAGAAGAGGAGTTGCTGAATACCAAAAGTCCTCTACTTTTGCAGATGAACCCTGTCCACAAGAAAATCCCAGTTTTGATTCACAATGGGAAGTCCATATGCGAGTCTAATATTGCAGTTGAGTACATTGATGAAGTGCGGAAGGACAAAGCCCCTTTTCTCCCTTGTGATCCTTATGAAAGAGCACAAGCTAGGTTCTGGGCTGACTACATTGACAAGAAG ATGCATGAACTTGGGAAGAAGATATGGGCAACAAAAGGAGAAGAGCAAGAGGCAGCTAAGAAAGATTTCATAGAAGTCCTTAAGGTGCTAGAGGGAGCACTAGGAGACAAGCCTTATTTTGGAGGGGATAACTTTGTTTTTGTGGATATTTCTCTCATTGGGTTCTATTGTTGGTTTTATACCTATGCGACTTATGGTAACTTCAGCATAGAGGCTGAGTGTCCAAAGATTGTGGCTTGGGGCAAGAGGTGCATGCAGAGGGACAGTGTTGCTAAGTCTTTGCCGAACCAACACAAGGTGTATGAGTATGTACCAGTGCTAAAAAAAAAGTGTGGATTTGAATAA
- the LOC107878530 gene encoding probable glutathione S-transferase isoform X1 — protein sequence MANNEVILLDFWPSMFGMRLRVALAEKEIKYEYKEEELLNTKSPLLLQMNPVHKKIPVLIHNGKSICESNIAVEYIDEVRKDKAPFLPCDPYERAQARFWADYIDKKHLDVIMYYLRKKYKNKNFPSKRYTTIDYFFKVYIDKAYVNYYDDDAGNELATQDASAKTDEVADMETTLINTIKGFSPRAVTFF from the exons ATGGCTAACAATGAGGTGATTCTGTTGGATTTCTGGCCTAGCATGTTTGGCATGAGGCTAAGGGTTGCACTTGctgaaaaagagataaaatatgaGTACAAAGAAGAGGAGTTGCTGAATACCAAAAGTCCTCTACTTTTGCAGATGAACCCTGTCCACAAGAAAATCCCAGTTTTGATTCACAATGGGAAGTCCATATGCGAGTCTAATATTGCAGTTGAGTACATTGATGAAGTGCGGAAGGACAAAGCCCCTTTTCTCCCTTGTGATCCTTATGAAAGAGCACAAGCTAGGTTCTGGGCTGACTACATTGACAAGAAG CATCTGGATGTCATCATGTACTACTTGAGAAAGAAATACAAGAACAAGAATTTTCCAAGCAAGAGATACACTACCATAGATTACTTTTTCAAAGTGTACATCGATAAGGCATATGTGAATTACTATGATGATGACGCTGGCAACGAGCTTGCCACACAAGATGCATCTGCAAAAACTGATGAGGTTGCTGATATGGAGACGACATTGATTAACACCATCAAGGGATTCAGTCCACGTGCAG TAACTTTTTTTTAG